In the genome of Raphanus sativus cultivar WK10039 chromosome 4, ASM80110v3, whole genome shotgun sequence, one region contains:
- the LOC108851115 gene encoding uncharacterized protein LOC108851115 produces MATSAAPYIDLAIEETRRTPFTERISGMKLSTIGKIKFPEYSGNSDPKAHIRAFGLAISRAHLNDDKKEARYCRFFAENLTGSALEWFAGLEENSIDNFIQLVSVFLKQYSVFIETRTTEADLWNLKQAPFEPLKAYINKFREIKAKIANLNDGVALAALKNGVWFSSKFKEEMSVRAPVSLDDALHRASFFAAYEEDVPNLKEQFLASKNAASKKTSTTKEAPTKSQHSYAIDNSPKNKLSTFDLNKHCNFHKRKGHSTEECPLRYAKRREGRKKKTLNKMNSLQLQKAIKNQKRLPTKGLAR; encoded by the coding sequence ATGGCAACAAGCGCAGCCCCATATATCGACCTCGCTATTGAGGAAACCCGAAGGACCCCCTTCACAGAAAGAATCTCGGGGATGAAGCTAAGCACCATCGGGAAAATTAAATTCCCCGAGTACTCTGGAAATTCAGACCCTAAAGCTCACATCCGAGCCTTTGGACTCGCGATATCCAGAGCACATCTCAATGACGATAAAAAAGAGGCAAGGTACTGTCGTTTCTTCGCAGAGAACCTCACGGGCTCCGCCCTAGAATGGTTCGCCGGCCTAGAAGAAAATTCGATCGATAACTTCATACAACTAGTGTCGGTGTTCCTAAAGCAGTACTCAGTGTTCATAGAAACAAGAACAACCGAAGCCGATCTATGGAACCTCAAACAAGCACCCTTCGAGCCTCTAAAAGCGTACATAAATAAATTCAGAGAAATCAAAGCGAAAATTGCAAACCTAAACGACGGAGTGGCTCTCGCCGCCTTAAAGAATGGTGTGTGGTTCTCCTCTAAATTCAAAGAAGAAATGTCGGTCAGGGCTCCAGTGTCGCTAGATGACGCGCTGCATCGAGCATCGTTCTTTGCAGCGTACGAAGAGGACGTACCTAACTTGAAAGAACAATTTTTGGCAAGCAAAAATGCCGCCAGCAAAAAGACTTCGACAACTAAGGAAGCACCGACCAAAAGTCAACATTCTTACGCAATAGATAATTCCCCGAAAAACAAATTATCGACTTTCGATCTGAACAAGCATTGCAACTTCCACAAACGAAAAGGACATTCCACTGAGGAATGTCCGCTGCGTTACGCGAaaaggagagaagggaggaagaagaaaactcTCAATAAGATGAACTCCCTTCAACTCCAAAAAGcgataaaaaaccaaaaacgtCTTCCCACAAAAGGGCTCGCGAGGTAG
- the LOC108851117 gene encoding uncharacterized protein At3g60930, chloroplastic-like produces MSSFSFPRPTIKQEHLEELYSSFGVDCGAYLSFFESCGLSFPFPRQVLEILAELEISLTQLCPNLLSHLLAILVRAREEKLLFELEELHSLYLIKRNQRNPGTFLASPRPGLLVIGTPGRNPGREQFFVFKVDSSTVGDFDFSLLPRRWAKNITHPKVSPMSDQLRGISPAISGSIGLLEEAHSSDHEEPTSAEEVIAPPNTSRSERCSLRRSFRILASASKKPPVDPTPLSLSSDSKEDIPARELGSVKASRSVSPKPSRPSSKTSKRRRVGRSDHSPIRESSAGPKHLGEGTSSQNFGATFFSSLEEENAYNKVAKANAKVMEACNDLVLKMAERTGADVEIDRISLDFKRISAELEAAKRENKEEVEKINSMMTEWVKVCDEKSVLEIEVAAQQAKIARLEAEKDRHVHRASNSARREMSQQYAVILKSLEDKWSDKKKRWRLGFSFRRWSRTSTF; encoded by the exons ATGTCTTCCTTTTCATTCCCCCGTCCGACGATTAAGCAAGAGCATCTTGAAGAGTTATACTCCTCGTTCGGTGTCGATTGCGGAGCATACCTCAGTTTCTTCGAGTCTTGCGGGCTTTCTTTCCCATTTCCGAGGCAAGTGCTAGAGATTCTTGCCGAGCTTGAGATCTCTCTCACGCAGCTATGCCCGAATCTTCTCAGCCATCTCCTAGCGATCCTCGTCAGAGCCAGGGAGGAGAAACTCTTGTTTGAGCTCGAGGAGTTGCATAGTCTATATCTCATAAAGCGTAACCAGAGAAATCCTGGGACTTTCTTGGCGTCTCCTCGTCCTGGCCTCCTCGTGATTGGGACTCCTGGGCGAAATCCTGGGCGAGAGCAATTCTTTGTCTTCAAAGTTGACTCGTCCACAGTAGGAGACTTTGATTTTTCCCTGCTCCCTCGTCGCTGGGCCAAGAATATCA cTCATCCGAAGGTTTCTCCGATGTCGGATCAACTCCGAG GAATTTCTCCTGCGATCTCGGGGTCGATCGGGTTGCTCGAGGAAGCTCACTCTTCTGATCATGAAGAGCCTACTTCTGCGGAGGAGGTCATTGCTCCTCCTAACACGAGCCGTTCTGAGAGGTGCTCGTTACGGAGATCGTTCAGGATCTTGGCGTCTGCTTCGAAGAAACCGCCGGTGGATCCTACCCCGTTGTCTTTGAGTTCTGATTCGAAGGAGGATATACCGGCTCGCGAGCTCGGGTCTGTCAAAGCTTCGCGAAGTGTTTCTCCGAAACCGTCGCGACCTTCTTCCAAGACGTCGAAAAGACGGAGAGTAGGGAGGAGCGACCATTCCCCTATACGCGAGAGCAGTGCTGGTCCTAAACACTTGGGTGAAGGGACTAGCTCTCAAAACTTCGGGGCGACGTTCTTTTCTTCCTTGGAGGAGGAAAACGCTTATAATAAGGTCGCCAAGGCGAATGCCAAG GTCATGGAAGCTTGTAACGACCTTGTCCTGAAGATGGCGGAGCGCACGGGGGCAGATGTGGAAATTGATCGGATCTCTCTTGACTTCAAGAGGATCTCTGCTGAACTTGAGGCTGCTAAGCGGGAGAACAAGGAGGAGGTTGAGAAGATCAACTCCATGATGACGGAGTGGGTGAAGGTTTGCGATGAGAAGTCAGTTCTAGAAATTGAAGTCGCTGCTCAACAAGCTAAGATTGCTAGGCTCGAAGCTGAGAAGGATCGACACGTTCATCGCGCTTCCAACTCCGCGCGTCGTGAGATGTCGCAGCAGTACGCGGTCATTTTGAAGTCTTTGGAAGACAAGTGGTCCGACAAGAAAAAGAGATGGCGGCTAGGATTCAGCTTCAGGAGGTGGTCGCGAACATCGACCTTCTGA